The genomic DNA TCCGAGATCAAGACCACCGCCAACCTGCAGCATCCCCACATTCTCCCGCTGTTCGATAGCGGGGTGGCGGACAGCTTCCTCTTCTACGTGATGCCGTACGTGCAGGGCGAAACGATGCGCGACCGCATCGACCGCGAGAAGCAGCTCCCCATCGCCGATGCGGTGCGGATCGCCTCCGAAGTGGCCAGCGCGCTCGACTACGCCCACCGCCACGGTGTCATCCACCGCGACATCAAGCCCGAGAACATCCTGCTGCACGACGGCTCGGCGCTGGTGGCCGACTTCGGCATCGCGCTCGCCGCCAGCAAGGCCGGCGGCACCCGGATGACCGAGACCGGCATGTCGCTCGGCACCCCGCACTACATGAGCCCCGAGCAGGCGATGGGCGAGCGCGACATCACCGCCCGCTCCGATGTCTACGCCCTCGGCTGCGTCCTCTACGAGATGCTCCTCGGCGAGCCGCCCTTCACCGGACCGACGGCGCAGTCCATCGTGGCCAAGGTGATGACCGAGAAGCCGGCTGGATTGACGGCACGGCGGGAGCGGGTCCCGCCCGAGGTGGAGGACACCGTCCTCACCGCGCTCGAGAAGCTCCCCGCCGACCGATTCGCCTCCGCGGCGGAATTCGCCGCAGGGCTCGTGAACCCGGTCCGTGTCTCGAGGACCACGCCGGCCGACCGGGGCCGAGCAGGGCGCGGGCGCCTTTCCGGCCCCGCCGCCCCGCTGGCCGTCCTCGCGGCGATCGCCGTGATCGCCGCCACGTGGGGCTGGCTCCGTCCCGTGCCGGCTCCCGGGCCCCCGTCCCGCCTTGCGCTCCTCGCACCCGGACTGGGTGGCTCGGGCGGATCGTCCATCCAGCGCTGGCTGGCGCTCTCGCCCGACGGCGGCACCGTCTTCTATGTCGGCCTCGACGCCGATGGCGCCAACCAGCTGATGCGGCAGCCGCTCTCCGCGCTGGAGCCAACGCCTCTCGATGGCACGACGAACTACGGAAGCCCGCTCGTCTCGCCTGACGGCCGCTGGCTCTACGCCGCCGTCAATGCGGGGTCGACCTTCCGGCTGCCGGTCGGTGGCGGTACGCCCTCCCCGTTGCCGGACCGCGTCATGGGCACCGGCGGGGCCGCGTGGGGGCCCGACGGCACGCTCTGGTTCAGCCCCGGCGTCGGGCTCGGTCGCGGGCTGCTGGCCCTCACGCCAGGGGACTCGGTCATTCAATTCGCGGCCGACCAGGACAACTCCCTGCAGATGCTCCAGGTTCTCCCGGGCGGGCGGCACGCGCTCGTCGGGCGCAAGCTCGCCTCCGCCGCCGGACCGCTGCTTCTCCTCGACCTGCGGGATGGCAGCACCAGCCCGCTGATCGAGCAGCAGATGGTCGAGGCGCGGTACACCGCTGGCTACCTCCTCTGGGTCCAGCTCGACGGCACCCTGCTCGCCGCGCCGTTCGATCCGGACCGTCCCGCTCCGGTGGGACCCGGCATCCGCCTCGCGCCTGGCGTGTCGGTGACCGGCACCGGGCTTGCCCAGTTCGCGGTGGCGCCCAACGGCACGGTGGCGTACGTGCCGGAGGAGCCCCGCTCCCTCCAGTTCGTGGACCTGTCGGGAGCGGCGCACTCCGCGGCCGCGGAGCTGCACAACTACCATGCCCCCGAGTTCTCGCCGGACGGGCGGCGCCTCTCGGTGGACTTCAACACCGCGGATGGCCGGGATGTCTGGATCCTCTCACTCGAGAGCGGCACGCTCTCCCGCACCACCTTCGACCGGGATGGCCATGATGCCACCTGGGTTCCGGACGGACGGTTCATCACCTATTCCTCGGTCCGGTCGGGGAATCTCGGGGTCTACCGCAAGCGCCCCGGCAGCGCCGAGGCAGCCGAGTCGCTCTTTGCCTCGATCAACCTGACCTATACCGGGCGCTGGTTGCCGGACGGCAGCGCCCTGGTCACCGCCGGCAATGACCTGAGCGGCGACTCACGCGCCGACATCGCGATCCTCGACAGCGCCGGCCGCGGCCCGCTGCGCGCCGTGGTGGCCAGTCCCTTCAATGAGCAGTTTCCGTCCGTTTCACCCGATGGCCGGTGGCTCGCCTTCGCATCGGACCAGTCCGGCGACAACCAGGTCTATGTTCGCCCCCTCACCGGCGACGGCGACCAGGTGCAGATCTCCGTGACGGGCGGCACGGAGCCGCTCTGGAGCCCGGGTGGCCAGACCCTCTACTACCGGGGGCGCGAGAACGGGGTCGACGTGATGACGGCCGCCACCATCCGGACCGCACCCGAGGTCGCCGTCCTCGATCGGCGTTCGCTCTTCTCGATGGCGGACTACGTCGGCACCACACCCCACACCAACTACGCCCTCAGCCCTGATGGCCAGACCTTCGCGCTGGTGCGCCGCAACCCGGCCACCCGGATCGTGATCATCCAGCACCTTCCCGCCCTGATGCAGCAACTGCAGGGCGCCGCCGGAGCCCCACGCTGAGCCTCTAGCCGCCCTCGCCGCTTTGCCGTATCGTTGTGGATTCTTGCCACGGGAGTCACCGCCTGACCGACGCCACCCGTCTCACCGCCGCCCTGGCCGACCGCTACCGCCTCCTCGACGAACTCGGCGAGGGGGGGATGGCCACCGTCTACCTCGCCGAGGACCTCCGCCACGATCGCAAGGTGGCGGTCAAGGTGCTGCGGCCCGAGTTGGCCGCGGTCATCGGCGCCGAGCGGTTCCTGAGCGAAATCAAGACCACCGCCAACCTCCAGCATCCGCATATCCTCCCGCTCTTCGACAGCGGTGAGGCCGACGGATTCCTGTTCTATGTCATGCCATACGTGGAGGGCGAGACGGTCCGCGACCGGCTCACCCGCGAGAAGCAGCTTCCGGTGGCGGATGCCGTCCGCATCGCGACCGAGGTAGCGGCGGCGCTCGACTACGCCCACCGGCACGGGGTGATCCACCGCGACATCAAGCCTGAGAACATCCTGCTGCACGACGGCTCGGCGCTGGTGGCCGACTTCGGCATCGCGCTCGCCGCAAGCAAGGCGGGCAGCACCCGGATGACCGAGACCGGGATGAGCCTCGGCACGCCGCACTACATGAGCCCCGAACAGGCCATGGGCGAGCGCGAGATCACCGCCCGCTCCGATGTCTATGCCCTTGGCTGCGTGCTCTATGAAATGCTCACCGGCGAGCCGCCATTCATGGGGCCCACCGCCCAGGCGATCATCGCGCGGGTGGTGACCGAGACTCCGCGCTCGATCACCAGTCAGCGCCACACTATCCCGCCCCA from Gemmatimonadales bacterium includes the following:
- a CDS encoding protein kinase, which translates into the protein MTAPSRLTAALADRYRIERELGQGGMATVYLAADLKHDRQVAIKVLRPELAAVIGADRFLSEIKTTANLQHPHILPLFDSGVADSFLFYVMPYVQGETMRDRIDREKQLPIADAVRIASEVASALDYAHRHGVIHRDIKPENILLHDGSALVADFGIALAASKAGGTRMTETGMSLGTPHYMSPEQAMGERDITARSDVYALGCVLYEMLLGEPPFTGPTAQSIVAKVMTEKPAGLTARRERVPPEVEDTVLTALEKLPADRFASAAEFAAGLVNPVRVSRTTPADRGRAGRGRLSGPAAPLAVLAAIAVIAATWGWLRPVPAPGPPSRLALLAPGLGGSGGSSIQRWLALSPDGGTVFYVGLDADGANQLMRQPLSALEPTPLDGTTNYGSPLVSPDGRWLYAAVNAGSTFRLPVGGGTPSPLPDRVMGTGGAAWGPDGTLWFSPGVGLGRGLLALTPGDSVIQFAADQDNSLQMLQVLPGGRHALVGRKLASAAGPLLLLDLRDGSTSPLIEQQMVEARYTAGYLLWVQLDGTLLAAPFDPDRPAPVGPGIRLAPGVSVTGTGLAQFAVAPNGTVAYVPEEPRSLQFVDLSGAAHSAAAELHNYHAPEFSPDGRRLSVDFNTADGRDVWILSLESGTLSRTTFDRDGHDATWVPDGRFITYSSVRSGNLGVYRKRPGSAEAAESLFASINLTYTGRWLPDGSALVTAGNDLSGDSRADIAILDSAGRGPLRAVVASPFNEQFPSVSPDGRWLAFASDQSGDNQVYVRPLTGDGDQVQISVTGGTEPLWSPGGQTLYYRGRENGVDVMTAATIRTAPEVAVLDRRSLFSMADYVGTTPHTNYALSPDGQTFALVRRNPATRIVIIQHLPALMQQLQGAAGAPR